In Anaerolineales bacterium, the following proteins share a genomic window:
- a CDS encoding ferredoxin family protein has protein sequence MTHIITSLCLRDGGCVEVCPVECIVPGMPQDQYPLYYIDPNTCIDCGACIPECPFEAIFTEDEVPDSYEAKADQKQSKPAGTPGFAEHYEGSNHHGHAVAIDTVKTLTAGETVNLRDDIQFNYDYFGSGPGYWDGWQQHGK, from the coding sequence ATGACCCACATCATCACCAGTTTATGCCTGCGTGACGGCGGTTGCGTAGAAGTTTGCCCAGTCGAGTGTATTGTTCCCGGTATGCCTCAGGATCAATACCCGCTCTACTACATTGATCCCAACACCTGCATCGATTGTGGCGCCTGCATCCCGGAGTGCCCCTTCGAAGCTATCTTCACCGAAGATGAAGTGCCTGACTCCTACGAGGCCAAGGCCGATCAGAAGCAGTCCAAGCCCGCCGGCACCCCTGGCTTTGCTGAGCACTACGAAGGCAGCAATCACCACGGACACGCCGTAGCCATCGATACGGTCAAGACCCTGACCGCCGGTGAAACGGTTAACCTCCGCGATGACATTCAGTTCAACTACGATTACTTCGGCAGCGGCCCAGGCTACTGGGACGGCTGGCAGCAGCACGGCAAGTAA